AAAAGCGTTACAAGTATATCTTTCCTCTAGCCTCTAACTTCTCACTTTTCAGCGCTTTTCCCTTCACTTTCTTTAGTTTATCTAAAATCACATCCAGGTTCTTAAATTACCTTTCTAAGATAGAGGCAGTAACCGTGCGTCACGATGCACGAATTGACCCAACAAACAGCCAGTTACTAGGGAATACATAAAATGGCTCAAGCTTCAGAATCTTTGGATTTATCTGTCAACAACGCTACAGATAAATCTCTCGACCGCGATTGTACAACCTTATCTCGTCACGTCCTCCAACAACTCCAGAGTTTTTCACCAGATGCACAAGATTTGAGTGCATTGATGAATCGTATTGGATTAGCTGGTAAATTAGTTGCTCGTCGCCTTAGCCGTGCTGGCTTAATGGAAGGAGTTCTCGGATTTACTGGGGAAGTGAACGTACAAGGTGAGTCCGTCAAAAAGATGGATGTGTACGCTAATGATGTGTTTATCTCAGTCTTCAAGCAAAGCGGCTTAGTTTGCCGTCTTGCTTCCGAAGAAATGGATGAACCATATTACATCCCAGAAAATTGCCCCATAGGTCGTTATACCTTACTGTATGACCCCATAGATGGCTCCTCAAATACCGATACCAATCTCAGCTTAGGTTCCATTTTTGCTATCCGTCAACAGGAAGGCGATGATGCCGATGGTCAAGCTAAAGACCTCCTCACCAACGGACGCAAGCAAATTGCCGCAGGATACATCCTCTACGGCCCTAGCACGATGTTAGTTTACACTATTGGTAAGGGAGTTCATTCATTTACCCTTGACCCCAGCTTAGGTGAATTTATCCTCAGCGAAGAGAATATCCGCATTCCTAACCACGGCTCTGTATATAGTGTGAATGAGGGTAACTTTTGGCAATGGGAAGAATCTATGCGGGAGTATATCCGCTACGTCCATCGTACAGAAGGTTACACCGCTCGTTACAGTGGTGCAATGGTGAGCGATATTCACAGAATTTTAGTACAAGGCGGTGTATTTCTTTACCCAGGAACAATCCAGAAACCTGAAGGTAAATTGCGCTTGTTATACGAATCTGCTCCCCTCGCTTTTTTAATTGAACAAGCTGGTGGTCGGGCAACTACAGGATTAATGGATATCTTAGAAGTTGTACCCACAAAACTACACCAACGCACTCCTTTAATTATTGGTAGTAAAGAGGACGTAGCCAAGGTTGAGTCTTTTATTCAGAATGGGCATTAGGAGGCAGGAGGCAGGAGGTAAAGGAGACTTTACTCAACACGCGCTAAAGCGCCGCTTCCAATAACAGCAATTACTACTCAGCACTCACTCAGCATTTTTTCAGCTAAATGTACTAGATTATCTCAGCCGGCCGATGTCATAAGTGATTAGCAAAGCAAAAATGCAGAAGTTACTGTCAATACTTTGATGTGTTTTGGCAAATTCACTTAGAACATCTTTTACGGAGTGGAACAAAATTTAGCTATGGCTACTAATCATTTACTTGAGATTAAAGAATACGGCCAGAGTATTTGGATGGATAATTTGAGCCGTGACCTTATCCAATCGGGAGAATTAAAGAATTTAGTTGAAAATCAGGGTATTTGTGGCATTACATCTAATCCGGCGATTTTTGAAAAAGCGATCGCCAACAATGTCATTTATGATGCTGATATTGAAGCTGGTGTGCGTGCAGGTAAACCCACGCTGGAAATTTATGAATCCCTAGTTTTTGCAGATATACGTAGTGCCTGCGATATCTTGCGTCCTGTATATGATGCCTCGAATAAATTGGATGGTTATGTGAGTATCGAAGTCCCACCGACCATCGCCCATGATACACAAGCCACAATTAACGAAGCCCGCCGTTATTATCAACAAATCGGGCGGGAAAATGTGATGATTAAAATTCCCGGTACTGAAGCCGGGTTGCCAGCCGTAGAACAGGTGATAGCTGATGGGATTAACGTTAACGTCACCTTGCTATTTTCTGTGCAGAGCTATATCAACACAGCTTGGGCATATATTCGGGGCTTAGAAAAACGAGCGGCTGAAGGTAAAGATATCAGTAACATTGCTTCTGTTGCTAGTTTCTTCCTCAGTCGGATTGACAGCAACATCGACGGTAAAATTGATGCTAAATTAGCTCGTGGCGTTGATGATATTAACCTAGAAGCGAGATTAAGGTCTGTTAAAGGTAAAGTAGCGATCGCCAATGCCAAGATTGCTTATCAAGAGTACAACAAAATTATTGAGAGCGATCGTTGGCAAGCCCTAGCAACCAAAGGGGCAAAAGTGCAAAGATTATTATGGGCCAGCACCAGCACTAAAGACCCTCATTACAGCGATGTCATGTACGTCGATGAATTGATTGGCCCCGATACCGTCAACACCTTACCCCCTGCGACCATTACCGCTTGTGCTGACCATTGTGAAGTCGCTAACCGAATAGAAACAGGAGTTGCAGAAGCTTACCAATTGATTGAGAGCCTCAAAGACCCAGACATCAACATTGATATTGATGTCGTCATGGACGAATTGTTAACCGATGGCATTAACAAATTCGTCCAGCCATTCCAGTCCCTCATGAACTCTTTAGAGGGCAAAGTCAAGCTATTGTCACCTGTATAGGGGCAGGGAAGAAGAAAGGGGGCAGGGGGGCAGGGAGCAGGGAGAAAAAACTCTCTAATGCCCCACTCCCCACTCCCCACTCCCTACTCCCCATTTTCCAACCTCCATCTCAAATCCACAAACTGTTATGGTTAGTCTCCTAGAAAATCCCCTGCGCGTTGGTCTGCAACAGCAAGGGATGCCTGAACCCCAAA
Above is a genomic segment from Nostoc sp. MS1 containing:
- the fbp gene encoding class 1 fructose-bisphosphatase, whose protein sequence is MAQASESLDLSVNNATDKSLDRDCTTLSRHVLQQLQSFSPDAQDLSALMNRIGLAGKLVARRLSRAGLMEGVLGFTGEVNVQGESVKKMDVYANDVFISVFKQSGLVCRLASEEMDEPYYIPENCPIGRYTLLYDPIDGSSNTDTNLSLGSIFAIRQQEGDDADGQAKDLLTNGRKQIAAGYILYGPSTMLVYTIGKGVHSFTLDPSLGEFILSEENIRIPNHGSVYSVNEGNFWQWEESMREYIRYVHRTEGYTARYSGAMVSDIHRILVQGGVFLYPGTIQKPEGKLRLLYESAPLAFLIEQAGGRATTGLMDILEVVPTKLHQRTPLIIGSKEDVAKVESFIQNGH
- the tal gene encoding transaldolase, whose product is MATNHLLEIKEYGQSIWMDNLSRDLIQSGELKNLVENQGICGITSNPAIFEKAIANNVIYDADIEAGVRAGKPTLEIYESLVFADIRSACDILRPVYDASNKLDGYVSIEVPPTIAHDTQATINEARRYYQQIGRENVMIKIPGTEAGLPAVEQVIADGINVNVTLLFSVQSYINTAWAYIRGLEKRAAEGKDISNIASVASFFLSRIDSNIDGKIDAKLARGVDDINLEARLRSVKGKVAIANAKIAYQEYNKIIESDRWQALATKGAKVQRLLWASTSTKDPHYSDVMYVDELIGPDTVNTLPPATITACADHCEVANRIETGVAEAYQLIESLKDPDINIDIDVVMDELLTDGINKFVQPFQSLMNSLEGKVKLLSPV